The nucleotide sequence TTATTACTTTTTTACTTTTAAAATAATTTAAAGAATTTATACAAATTTGTAGAACTTTCCTGTGTAGCCAAGACTTTTTAAAAATTCAATGTCTTCTTTATTCAATTCATATTTTTTTGTTGGAGGGATTTCCTTTCCATCCCTTGCATATATAATTCCACCTTTCTTTTTAGCTCCTAAATATTTTCCAGCATTTCCATCAACGACTATTATTCCTTTTTTCATTTCAAAACCAGTAAAGTCATTAGTATTTCCGTTAATTATAACAGTTCCTCCATTTAAAACAGCTCCGGTATTTTTTCCAGCGTTCCCATTAACAATAACTTTTCCCTTTTTCATTAAAATTCCAGTGGATAAATCAACATCTCCATTAACTATAATTGTTTTATCTTCATTTAATCTTGCTCCAATAGTGTCTCTTTTTATTTTATCATTAATCTCCAAAACTCCTTTATTTTTATCAAATTTATTTGGCTTTAAGAGCTTTTCATCTCTGTATCTATATTCAACAAACTCTGTTATGGATATGAATTTTCTATAGCCCTTAATATCACTCTCAACTTCAATAACATTTCCCATTGGCTCTTTTATCTTATTTTTTTCATTAATATAAACGGTTCCAGACAACATGCTTATTCCAAATCTTGTATCAACATCACCATCTACTATAACTGTTCCTACTTTTATTCTTCCCCCACTTCCACCAAAATATTTTAAATCAACACCCATTGAAGAGCAAAATCTCTTTCCAACATTTCCTTTTATATAAACTATCCCGCCATTTTTCAAATGCTCTACAAGGGTTTTGAAGGAAATGTTTTCTTTTATTTTAGTTTCTGGATTAAAATTACTTTGCCATATAAAGTTGTAAGTGAAGTCACATAAACAATCTACTGGTTTATTTAATTCCAATGTTAAAATTTTATCTTTATTCTCATCTAAGAATTCATCCAATTTCTTTTTATTGGATTTTTTAAAGATATTGAATAGCATAAACCCCACCAAAATTTTATTTGTTCAATTTTATTTTTTGTTTTAAATTGTTATTTAAGGTTTTTATATTTGTAAATTTAAATTTATAAATATAAGATTCAAAAATAAAAAAATAAAAAAGAGAAAAAATTAATTTATTCTTCTTTTAATAATCCAGCAGCATCTAAAGCTAATTTAACCTCTTCTGTTGAAGCTCCTTTTGGAATATCAACTTTTTTCTCTGTTGGTTCTAAGTGTTTTATGTTGCATCTTCTTCTCTTAACTAATCCATCAACTATAACGAAGTTTTTATCTAAGATATCTACGATAACACAAACTTTTCCTGCTTCTCTTCCTGCTGTTTTTATACAAACTCTTCCTACTTCAATAGCTGGCATTTACCTCACCTCATTTTTGTTGTTGTGACTCTCGCGAATCACAACTCATCCTCCAATGAGGGAGGTTTAATATTGCCTACCTCTTTAAATTATCAATGGCAGAGGAGACAATATTAAACACTCCCTCCACATCCCATTTTGAAGTGTCAATAACCAAATCGTAAATGGATAAGTCATCTAAATCTATATTATAAATTTCTTTATATCTTTTTTTCTCACTTGCTTCTCTTTCAACCATCTTTTTTAAAGCAATTTCTTTATCTACACTTTCTCTTTTACTTATTCTTTCAGCTCTAACTTCAAGGGGGGCTTTAAACCAGATTGTTAAATCTGGCTTAATTCCATTTTTTAAAAGCATCCAGGCGGCTAATCTACCTTCTAACACAACATTTCCTTGCTTTGCTATCTCTACTTGCCTTCTATCTATCTCTTCATCGACTTCTTTATGCTGTTCTGCATACTTGCTGAATTCCTGTAAATCCATCCCCATCTCTTTTGCCATCTCTCTAAATATGAATCCTGCACATACGTGTCTTAAGTTATATTTCTCTGCTATCATCTTTGCAATTGTTGTAGTCCCTGTCCCTGGTAGCCCCCCAATGGTGATTATCATCTATTCACCCATCCAAAATGGATTAACCATTATGCAATCTTTTGTTATATAAACTTTATTGAAATTACTTCAAGTTCCTTGCTTTTTGAATCATTAATCTCTTTAAGCATCTTGGGCATAAGTAGCCTCCATAAGGTCTCTCAGGTCTTCTCTGTGATTTTGGTAATTTTCTAATCTCAACAGGTCTTCCTCTTGGAACTCCGTGTAATTCAGCTCCACATACAGCACATTTTGCCTTGTTTGGTTTTCTTCTCTTATAATGGATAACGATTCTTCCTCCTGGGGTTCTTCTGTATATCCTTCTATATGACCTTGACCTGTATCTTGGTGCTGGCATGTTTAGCTCACCTTTTAATATTGAATTTTGATAGTATTAGAATTAGCTGTTTTATTATTAACAAAAAATCGTAGTATATTTTTAAATGTTTTTTAATTTGCCATTAAAAATTTAATATCATTATACCATAAGAATTACTATTTAAAACTTTTGGTTGGTGAGCTTTATGTTGAAAACAAAAATCTGTGGAATAGAGTTCAAAAACCCTGTTTTTTTAGCAAGCGGGATAATGGGAGAGACAGGAAGTGCATTAAAAAGAATTGCCAAAGGAGGAGCTGGAGCTGTAACAACAAAATCTATAGGGTTGGAGCCGAATCCTGGACATAAAAATCCAACTATTGTAGAGGTTTATGGGGGCTTTTTAAATGCTATGGGGCTACCAAATCCTGGAGTTGATGAGTATTTAGAAGAAATAAAGAAGGTTAGAGATGAATTAAATAGAATGAATGTTAAAATTATTGGCTCAGTTTATGGAAAGAATGAGGAGGAGTTTGCTGAAGTAGCTAAAAAGATGGAGAAATATGTTGATATTATAGAGCTCAACATCTCTTGCCCTCATGCTAAAGGATATGGAGCTACAATAGGACAAAATCCAGATTTATCTTATAATGTTTGTAGGGCAGTTAAAAAGACAGTTAATATCCCAGTTTTTGCTAAATTAACACCAAATGTTACAAATATTGTTGAAATAGCCCAAGCAGTAGTAGATGCTGGAGTAGACGGACTTGTGGCTATAAATACAGTTAGGGGAATGGCTATAGATATTAAAGCAAAAAAGCCAATTTTGGGAAATAAATTTGGTGGTTTAAGTGGGAGAGCAATAAAGCCAATAGGTATAAAAGTTGTTTGGGATTTGTATGAGAATTTTGATGTACCAATCATTGGTGTTGGAGGAATAATGACTGGAGAGGATGCTATTGAATATATGATGGCTGGAGCTTCAGCTGTTCAAATAGGAAGTGGAGTTTATTATAGAGGATATGATATATTCAAAAAAGTTTGTGATGAGATAATAAACTTTCTAAAAGAGGAAAACTTAACATTGGAAGAGATTATTGGAATAGCTCATGAATAAATTTTTAATTTTTTATTTTTATTCTTCTTTTTCTTCAAATTCTTCTATACACTCATCACATAAGTATCTTCCTTGATACAATCTGACTCTCCCTTGATAGCCACAGTTTTCACATAACCCATTTATATACTCTTCCCTAAATTCATCAGTATCTAATGAAATAACTTCTCTCTCTTCTGGTTTTATTGATGCATATTCTGCAACTATCTCTAACAACTCTGGAGAAACTTTAACTATATCACTTTGGGTAACTATTCCCACTAATTCTCCGTCTTTTACAACTGGCAATCTTTTAATTCCATGAGTTGCCATTATCTTTGCAGCTTCAGTAATTGAAGCATTTTGAGGGATTGTAATTATCTTTTTACTCATCACTTCCTCAGCCAATACATCCTTTGGCTTTAAATTTTTTGAAACTACCCTTTTTACAATATCTCTCTCTGTTACAATACCAACTGGTTTATTGTTTTCTACAATAACAACAGCACCTATATTCTTTTCTGTCATTATATTGGCTATGTCATAGATTGACATATCTTTTGTAGCTGTAATTACAGGAAAACTCATAACCTCTGAAACAGGAATATCACATGCGATTTTCATACTCCCCACCCATAAACCTATCTAACAAATAACTCAATATTATAATTTATATACTTTATTATATTCTTTTAGATATTCCAAAATTTCTTTATGAATCTCATTTATTGACTTTTTTGTTGTATCAATAACTATAAAGTTGTATTCTTCAGCCAACTCTAAATATTTGTTTTGCACCTTCTCTAAAAAATCCTTTTTTTCAAATATGTCTTTTGTTTTAACTCTTTTTAATGCTGTCTCAATATCAACAATTAGCAAAAAAACAACATCTGGTTTTAAAGCATACCTATTTATTGATTTTATAAAGTCTTCATCAACTCCTGCAATGCTTTGATATGCTATTGAAGAATACAAATACCTATCACAAACAACATCTCTTCTTTTTAGCTCTTCTTTTATTAATTTAGTGTGCTCTACTCTATCAGCTGCAAATAATAAAGCTAAGGTTTTATCATCTACTTTTATTTTTCCAGATAATATTTCTCTTATTAACTTCCCTACCGAACTGTTTGATGGCTCACAAGTCCAAAATGCATTTAATTTTTTGGCTAAAAGTCCTGACTGAGTTGTTTTCCCACTACCATCTATACCTTCAAACACAATAAACATCTCGCTCACCAAAATGTATAAATAAGATTTATCATTATTAATCATTACAAATACCTTTATAAATTGGTGATGTTTATGGAACAATTTATTGGGATTGTCAAGGATATTCTTGTTTTTATTGCTTCATTTGGTATTTTATTAGCTTCTTATAGGTTATGGATAGAGAAAGATAGAAAAAACATCATTTATGCAAGAATCCATATCTTAGGAGTTATTGACTGTGCATGCTTTTTAATTTTTATAGCTTTGGGAGAACCTCTTTTAGCATTTGTTTATTTAATTTTAGCTCCATTCTTAGCTCATGCAATTGCAAATGCTGCATATAATGATAAGTTGTCTGAATAAATAAAAATTAATAGTGATAATGGGAAAATAGTTAAAACTCTCTTTCAGTTGAAAACTCAAACTCTTCTTCTCCAAACAATTTTCTAACCATCCAGTCAGCATCAAACTCAATTAAATCTGAGTATCTTTGCCCAACCCCTAAATATAGAATTGGTTTTCCAATTGCATAACCTATTGAAAGAGCTGCCCCTCCTTTAGCATCGGCATCTACTTTTGTTAAGATAATTCCATCGATATTTACTGCATTGTTGAATTCCTCTGCTTGATATACAGCATCATTCCCAGTTAAAGCATCTCCAACAAATATAACCAAATCTGGCTTTGTTACTCTAACCACTTTTTTAATTTCTTCCATTAAGTTGGTGTTTGTTGCCTGTCTTCCTGCTGTATCAGCCAAAACAACATCAATTCCTCTTGCTTTAGCATGCTGTATAGCATCGTAAATAACTGCCGCAGAATCAGCTCCCTGCTTATGCTTAATAACTTTAACTCCAACATTTTTAGCATGCTGTTCTAATTGCTCAATAGCTCCAGCTCTGAAAGTGTCTCCTGCAGCTAATACAACACTATATCCCTTTTGCTTTAATTTATATGCTAATTTAGCTATGGTCGTGGTTTTTCCAGTTCCATTGATTCCAACAAATACAATAACTGTTGGTTTTCCTTCTGCCTTATTCTTTTTGATTATCTCTTCAATATCAATTTTTTCCTGGGATAGGATATTTTTTATAGCATTTTTTACAGCATTTATTGTAATTTCCTCTACATTATCATTGGGGGATATTTTTCTTCCAACTAATTCGTTTTTGATATTCTCAATTAACTTTTCTACGACTTCTAATGCAACATCTGCCTCTAAAAGCTCTATTTCTAACTCTTCTAACACATCTTCTATATCTTCCTCTAAGATGACAACTTCTTTTTTAAGAACTTTCTTAATAGCCCTTGTTAAACCAAATCTATCAAAGAAACTTATTTTTTTCTTTTCTGTTTCTTCTTTAATTTCTTTAACTTCTTCTTTATCTTCTTCTACTTTTTTAGGAATTTCTGTTTTTACAATTTCAGTTTTTTTAATTTCTGGTTCTGTTTTTTCTTTTTTTATTTCTTCTTTTTTAGATTCTCTTCTAAATAAATTTGTTAGAGAAATTTTTGGTTTTTCTTTCTTTTCTTCTTTAACTTCTTCAGCTTCTCCTTTATTGTAGATTTTTTCAGTAATTTTTGATGCTGTTTTCAAAAGTTTTTCTTTTAATTTTCCAAACATTAGTAATCCCTCCATAACAATATACGAAATAAACATTTTTTGTTAATCTGGATTTTTAATATTAAATCTTATATAAACCTAGTTACAAAATATTAATATATTTTTTTATTGATTTATTTTTAGGTGGAAATATGGAATGTATTTTAAAACGAGAAAAGATTAAAGAATTAATTAAAAATGGTAAGATAGATAATGCCTTACAAATCATTGAAGAAGACCCTTCATCATTAGAGGAAATATATAGTTTTTTACATTGTAATGATAATCAGTTGAAGATTAACTGTTTAGCAGTTTTAAGAAATTTGTATCTAAAAGGGAAAATACAAATAACTACATTAATTGAACGTTTAGAAAATGTATTTTCAGAAAACGATAAAGAGATAATTTCAGACGCTTTCTTATTTTTTAAAGAAATTTCTGAAGTATATGAAGAAGAGATATTGAAAATGGAAGAGTTAAAATCTAAAAAAGAAGATGATTGTAATAATGAAGAGGATAGAAATGACCTACCCAACACGAAACGAGATAAAATAATAATATTTGATATTTTGAAAGTAATAGAAAAAAATGAAGAACTAAAAAAGACACAAATAATGTATGCTGCAAATTTAGATTGGAAAACATTTAATAGGTATATTACTTATTTATTAAATAATAAATTTATTAAAAAAACAGATGGGACTTATATATTAACACCTAAAGGTAAGTTATTGTTAGGGAAAATTAGAGAAGTATTTGAACTAATTTATCCAGATAAATAAATGTATAGTTGGATACATTATTTGTATCTTTTTTTACTTTTTGTGGAAAATTTAAAATTTATGGATAAAACCCATGTTTTTTCTATATGCTTTACGTTCATAAACTATATTAACAAAATACACAATATAGTATAATCACAAATGTGGGGAGGGGTGGTAAAAGAGTAGAATTCAACAATACACATACTAAATTGCTAAATCTACTTGATTAGTTTAATTAGTAGGGCTTTAAAATATTAAGTATAATTTTTAGTTGATGCAATATTTTCAATTATAACGGGGTGTTTAAAAATGAAAAATGCTAAAAGATATGTACTGTCTTTGTTACTCTCTATAATCATGGGAGTTGCGGTAATGGGCTCTGCATTTGCTCATTCAGGTTATGGAACAGGATATACCGAAGGGTATAATACCTGTGTAACTGTATGTAATTACCCTCCTGAAATTGACTGCAATAGTTACGAACTTAAAATAACAACTCTACAAGGATGGAAAGTATATGAATACAAGAATACAACCGGAGTAACTCCTAAGCTTCTAAGAAGTGATGCTTTAATGGCTTATGCATACACTGGAGAGGGAGTAACTTTCTATATAAATGTTAGCGACCCTAACGGAGTGCAAGATTTACAAGCAATGGGTGCTGGAGTAGATTTCTTATTAGTTCCACAGGGAGGAAATCCTAAAAATCCAACATACACAATCCCAGCAGGATTTGACCCATCAACAACTACTTCAACAGGCGCAACATTCTACGCACAATGGACAGTCCCTGCAGGAGCATACGGATGCTTCGATGTCTATGTTAAAGCAAGAGACGGAAAACATGGACATGGACATGGAAAATGCACGAGACCGGTATTAAAGGGTAAAATATTCTTAAACCCAATGGTTGGAATAGAGATTACAAAAGATAACGATAGATTTGAACCAAAAAATAACGATGGAAATGCAAATTATGCTCAATTTACTGGATTATGTTTCGGTAAGACAACTCCAGGAGCTACTAATGTCTCTGCAAAAGAGAATGTTGTAACAATCCACAATATCGACCCAGACAATGTAGGAACTCAGATGGCAGTATTCGTTTCAGCAACCTCAATGACACAGTCAAAAGGAACTGGAATAATTCCAGCAGAAAATATTAAAGCACATGTTATAAAGGCAAACAACGTAGCACAGAGCTACAGTGTTCACTTACAAAACAATGCCAGAGTATTATTATGGCAACCACTCAAACCATGCGACACAAATGCTTTAGAGGTTAATTTCACACTCGATGTCCCAACACCATTGCCAAGCGGTCACTACAAAGGTTCAATTGCATTCTATGGACTTGGACTCTAAATCCCCAAATTTTTAATTTTTTTAAATTTTTAGATATTATGGTGATTACTTATGAAAAATTTTTCTGTAATTTCTGGTTTATTAGCAATTATATTTATTACTTTAGCTATTTCACAAGTTAATGGTTTAAGTGGGGCTATAACTCCACCAAAAATTGATATTATGGCTAATGCAAGTAATGGATTTCCTCAGGATGTAAATAGTATCATTTATATAAAAAATCCTAATGACTTTCCAGTTAGGGTAGAAATCCTTACAACTGGTGATTTAAATAATTCTGAAAAAGTAGAAGTTAAAATTAATGAAAATAACTTCACATTAAAACCAGGAAGAACTGTTAGAGTAAATATTACGTTTACTGTAAAAGAAAATGACAAATATGAAGGAAATATTTTAACAAAAATTAGTCCATTGGATTATGGAGATAATAAAGAAGGTGTAAGTCTAAAAGCGAGTGTAGTTTTACCTACAAAAGTTGCGATAATGGTAGTTGATAGTGAAAATTATATAAAAAAAATGGCAATTACTGCAGTTTTAATTATGAGTATGTTGGGAATGGGAATCATGCTTATTAGAAAGTATATTTAATTTGAATTTCTTTTAAAAGCTATTTGGTGTTTAAAGTGGTAGTATGAAAATTCTTCCAACTCTTTCAAATAACAAAAATAAAAGATATAAGAGGTCCCCATTTGAAGTGATTTTTGAAATATTGCATACCATT is from Methanocaldococcus bathoardescens and encodes:
- a CDS encoding CBS domain-containing protein translates to MKIACDIPVSEVMSFPVITATKDMSIYDIANIMTEKNIGAVVIVENNKPVGIVTERDIVKRVVSKNLKPKDVLAEEVMSKKIITIPQNASITEAAKIMATHGIKRLPVVKDGELVGIVTQSDIVKVSPELLEIVAEYASIKPEEREVISLDTDEFREEYINGLCENCGYQGRVRLYQGRYLCDECIEEFEEKEE
- a CDS encoding 50S ribosomal protein L34e → MPAPRYRSRSYRRIYRRTPGGRIVIHYKRRKPNKAKCAVCGAELHGVPRGRPVEIRKLPKSQRRPERPYGGYLCPRCLKRLMIQKARNLK
- the tmk gene encoding dTMP kinase, which encodes MFIVFEGIDGSGKTTQSGLLAKKLNAFWTCEPSNSSVGKLIREILSGKIKVDDKTLALLFAADRVEHTKLIKEELKRRDVVCDRYLYSSIAYQSIAGVDEDFIKSINRYALKPDVVFLLIVDIETALKRVKTKDIFEKKDFLEKVQNKYLELAEEYNFIVIDTTKKSINEIHKEILEYLKEYNKVYKL
- a CDS encoding cation:proton antiporter (subunit G of antiporter complex involved in resistance to high concentrations of Na+, K+, Li+ and/or alkali) — protein: MFMEQFIGIVKDILVFIASFGILLASYRLWIEKDRKNIIYARIHILGVIDCACFLIFIALGEPLLAFVYLILAPFLAHAIANAAYNDKLSE
- a CDS encoding GltB/FmdC/FwdC-like GXGXG domain-containing protein; this translates as MLFNIFKKSNKKKLDEFLDENKDKILTLELNKPVDCLCDFTYNFIWQSNFNPETKIKENISFKTLVEHLKNGGIVYIKGNVGKRFCSSMGVDLKYFGGSGGRIKVGTVIVDGDVDTRFGISMLSGTVYINEKNKIKEPMGNVIEVESDIKGYRKFISITEFVEYRYRDEKLLKPNKFDKNKGVLEINDKIKRDTIGARLNEDKTIIVNGDVDLSTGILMKKGKVIVNGNAGKNTGAVLNGGTVIINGNTNDFTGFEMKKGIIVVDGNAGKYLGAKKKGGIIYARDGKEIPPTKKYELNKEDIEFLKSLGYTGKFYKFV
- a CDS encoding winged helix-turn-helix domain-containing protein, whose product is MECILKREKIKELIKNGKIDNALQIIEEDPSSLEEIYSFLHCNDNQLKINCLAVLRNLYLKGKIQITTLIERLENVFSENDKEIISDAFLFFKEISEVYEEEILKMEELKSKKEDDCNNEEDRNDLPNTKRDKIIIFDILKVIEKNEELKKTQIMYAANLDWKTFNRYITYLLNNKFIKKTDGTYILTPKGKLLLGKIREVFELIYPDK
- the ftsY gene encoding signal recognition particle-docking protein FtsY, which produces MFGKLKEKLLKTASKITEKIYNKGEAEEVKEEKKEKPKISLTNLFRRESKKEEIKKEKTEPEIKKTEIVKTEIPKKVEEDKEEVKEIKEETEKKKISFFDRFGLTRAIKKVLKKEVVILEEDIEDVLEELEIELLEADVALEVVEKLIENIKNELVGRKISPNDNVEEITINAVKNAIKNILSQEKIDIEEIIKKNKAEGKPTVIVFVGINGTGKTTTIAKLAYKLKQKGYSVVLAAGDTFRAGAIEQLEQHAKNVGVKVIKHKQGADSAAVIYDAIQHAKARGIDVVLADTAGRQATNTNLMEEIKKVVRVTKPDLVIFVGDALTGNDAVYQAEEFNNAVNIDGIILTKVDADAKGGAALSIGYAIGKPILYLGVGQRYSDLIEFDADWMVRKLFGEEEFEFSTEREF
- a CDS encoding dihydroorotate dehydrogenase; translated protein: MLKTKICGIEFKNPVFLASGIMGETGSALKRIAKGGAGAVTTKSIGLEPNPGHKNPTIVEVYGGFLNAMGLPNPGVDEYLEEIKKVRDELNRMNVKIIGSVYGKNEEEFAEVAKKMEKYVDIIELNISCPHAKGYGATIGQNPDLSYNVCRAVKKTVNIPVFAKLTPNVTNIVEIAQAVVDAGVDGLVAINTVRGMAIDIKAKKPILGNKFGGLSGRAIKPIGIKVVWDLYENFDVPIIGVGGIMTGEDAIEYMMAGASAVQIGSGVYYRGYDIFKKVCDEIINFLKEENLTLEEIIGIAHE
- the cmk gene encoding (d)CMP kinase, producing MIITIGGLPGTGTTTIAKMIAEKYNLRHVCAGFIFREMAKEMGMDLQEFSKYAEQHKEVDEEIDRRQVEIAKQGNVVLEGRLAAWMLLKNGIKPDLTIWFKAPLEVRAERISKRESVDKEIALKKMVEREASEKKRYKEIYNIDLDDLSIYDLVIDTSKWDVEGVFNIVSSAIDNLKR
- a CDS encoding 50S ribosomal protein L14e, with product MPAIEVGRVCIKTAGREAGKVCVIVDILDKNFVIVDGLVKRRRCNIKHLEPTEKKVDIPKGASTEEVKLALDAAGLLKEE